A region from the Gammaproteobacteria bacterium genome encodes:
- a CDS encoding intradiol ring-cleavage dioxygenase encodes MKHDDDSVGRILTRREALAALGVGGGALAVGRWALRAGTDVGSIAQGHQIAGTLPACVVRPEQTEGPFFVDTQLERADIRSDPATGGVSEGAPLTLRFNVSQISAGACSVLAGAMVDVWQCDAEGVYWGVEDDDAPPGARERQFLRGFQRTDENGVARFTTIFPGWYRGRAVHVHFKVRTDVAGRPYEFTSQLYFDEALIDQVHARAPYAARGRRQTTNADDGIFRDDGESLMVQVSETGAGYAAAFDIGLDLTDAEAGRPDGGRGRRRRPVRI; translated from the coding sequence ATGAAGCACGACGACGATTCGGTGGGACGGATACTGACGCGGCGCGAGGCGCTGGCCGCCCTCGGTGTGGGCGGTGGGGCGCTGGCCGTCGGCCGGTGGGCGCTTCGGGCGGGCACGGACGTGGGCTCCATTGCGCAGGGGCACCAGATCGCCGGCACTCTCCCGGCCTGTGTGGTGCGTCCGGAACAGACCGAGGGGCCGTTCTTCGTCGACACTCAGCTCGAGCGCGCCGACATCCGGTCCGATCCCGCGACCGGCGGGGTGAGCGAGGGCGCACCGCTAACGCTCAGGTTCAACGTGTCGCAGATCTCGGCTGGCGCCTGCTCGGTGCTGGCCGGTGCGATGGTCGACGTCTGGCAGTGCGACGCCGAGGGCGTGTACTGGGGCGTCGAGGACGACGATGCTCCTCCCGGAGCGAGGGAACGGCAGTTCCTGCGAGGTTTCCAGCGCACGGACGAAAACGGCGTGGCGCGGTTCACCACGATCTTTCCGGGCTGGTACCGCGGCCGGGCGGTCCACGTGCACTTCAAGGTGCGCACCGACGTGGCCGGGCGGCCGTACGAGTTCACGTCGCAGCTCTACTTCGACGAGGCACTCATCGACCAGGTGCATGCCCGAGCGCCCTATGCGGCGCGGGGGCGGCGCCAGACGACCAACGCGGACGACGGCATCTTCCGCGACGACGGTGAGAGCCTGATGGTCCAGGTGAGCGAGACGGGCGCCGGATACGCCGCAGCCTTCGACATCGGGCTCGATCTCACCGATGCCGAGGCCGGTCGCCCCGATGGCGGCAGAGGCAGGCGCCGGAGACCCGTGCGCATCTGA
- a CDS encoding response regulator transcription factor: MARILIVEDNARLAYGLRNNLEIDGHAVEVAEDGAQGLEAVVSGEPDLVILDLMLPGMNGYQVLKSLRDKGIEVPVLILTARGEEADKVMGFRLGADDYVTKPFGVLELLARVSAILRRAGQDGQPKAVETFGDVEIRLEHRSVLRDGREVRLTPKEFDLLVALVRRRGAVATRVALMKEVWGHRAAILSRTVDTHIAELRRKLEQDPGAPRHILTVHRSGYRLRSSRSPTDISLTSTDI; encoded by the coding sequence GTGGCCCGGATCCTGATCGTGGAGGACAACGCCCGGCTGGCCTACGGTCTTCGGAACAACCTAGAGATCGACGGTCATGCGGTCGAGGTGGCGGAGGACGGCGCGCAGGGCCTGGAGGCAGTGGTTTCAGGGGAACCCGACCTCGTCATCCTGGACCTCATGCTGCCCGGAATGAACGGCTACCAGGTGCTCAAGTCCCTCCGCGACAAGGGCATCGAAGTCCCCGTGCTGATCCTGACCGCCAGGGGCGAGGAGGCGGACAAGGTGATGGGGTTTCGCCTGGGAGCGGACGACTACGTCACCAAGCCCTTCGGAGTGCTGGAGCTCCTCGCACGGGTCTCCGCGATCCTGCGAAGAGCGGGGCAGGACGGACAGCCGAAGGCGGTGGAGACCTTCGGCGACGTCGAGATCCGTCTCGAACACCGTTCGGTCCTGCGTGACGGCCGGGAGGTGCGGCTCACGCCCAAGGAGTTCGACCTGCTGGTGGCGCTGGTGCGCCGCCGCGGCGCGGTGGCGACCCGGGTCGCGCTCATGAAGGAGGTCTGGGGTCACCGGGCCGCCATCCTGAGCCGAACCGTCGACACGCACATCGCGGAGCTTCGCCGAAAGCTTGAGCAGGATCCGGGGGCGCCCCGTCACATCCTGACGGTTCATCGATCCGGATACCGGCTGCGAAGTTCGCGGAGTCCTACTGACATCTCTCTGACATCTACTGACATTTGA